From Roseibium alexandrii DFL-11, the proteins below share one genomic window:
- a CDS encoding TrmH family RNA methyltransferase, whose amino-acid sequence MPQTGKLQKIGAVKQITSHSNPIVKEIKGLVAQRKLRTQSGLFVAEGLKLATDALSAGWGVRYLALGPEARDNPAAQKAAATAKARGALILEVSTAVMSAMTRKDNPQMVVGVYEQNILSARDIDPQGTTVWVALDRVRDPGNLGTIIRTVDAVGGSGVMLVGDCTDPFAVEAVRATMGSLFHVPLAKMTKEEFKALAKDWPGTVAATHLKGSVDYRTPDYKQPALLVMGNEQKGLEDDTAAACRTLIRIPQVGEADSLNLAVATGISLYEIRRNHLELS is encoded by the coding sequence ATGCCGCAGACCGGCAAACTTCAAAAAATCGGCGCGGTCAAACAGATCACGAGCCACTCCAATCCAATCGTCAAGGAAATCAAAGGGCTTGTAGCCCAGCGCAAACTCCGCACCCAATCGGGATTGTTCGTTGCCGAAGGACTGAAGCTGGCAACAGACGCCCTGTCGGCCGGCTGGGGCGTCCGCTATCTAGCCCTGGGCCCAGAAGCGCGCGACAACCCGGCTGCCCAAAAAGCTGCGGCGACGGCCAAGGCACGCGGCGCTCTGATACTTGAAGTCTCGACCGCAGTCATGAGCGCCATGACCCGCAAAGACAATCCTCAGATGGTTGTGGGTGTTTATGAGCAAAACATCCTCAGCGCCCGGGACATTGATCCGCAAGGAACCACCGTCTGGGTCGCGCTCGATCGGGTAAGGGACCCTGGAAATCTCGGAACAATCATCCGGACCGTGGATGCAGTCGGCGGCAGTGGCGTGATGCTGGTTGGCGATTGTACGGATCCATTTGCCGTGGAAGCCGTTCGCGCCACTATGGGATCGCTGTTTCATGTGCCACTTGCAAAGATGACCAAAGAGGAGTTCAAGGCTCTTGCAAAAGACTGGCCGGGAACCGTTGCCGCCACCCATCTAAAAGGGTCGGTCGACTACCGCACACCGGACTACAAACAACCGGCCCTGCTCGTCATGGGGAACGAGCAAAAGGGACTGGAGGACGACACGGCCGCGGCCTGCCGAACCTTGATCCGGATCCCACAGGTTGGGGAAGCCGACAGTCTGAACCTTGCTGTTGCCACCGGCATCTCGCTTTATGAAATCCGCCGCAATCATTTGGAGCTGTCGTGA
- the mepA gene encoding penicillin-insensitive murein endopeptidase, which produces MPLTGVAAEPVPSAKPGTVNPTTASAVQKVAGIPIPAEKRAVPEGYQPSKPKLVLRGSQPAKDYFGYVDGPAPLKARAIGSYAKGCLAGGSMLPTDGPTWQAMRLSRNRNWGHPELIDFLKDLAKDAPGLGWNGLLVGDLAQPRGGPMVSGHASHQIGLDADIWLTEMPQRRLTPEEREQISAISMLKGRLDVKGADRRVDPKKWTDIHARLIRRAASDKRVARIFVNPTIKKALCEFETSRNRAWLRKVRPWWGHHYHFHVRLSCPSGSGGCKNQNPPPPGDGCGEHLTYWLSDEPWVPKNPPKAGEKPKIVKKRPMALAALPTACQSVLTAN; this is translated from the coding sequence TTGCCTTTGACAGGTGTTGCGGCAGAACCCGTTCCATCTGCAAAACCCGGCACGGTCAATCCAACAACGGCTTCCGCGGTCCAGAAGGTGGCCGGAATTCCAATTCCGGCTGAAAAGCGGGCCGTACCGGAGGGGTATCAACCGTCCAAGCCTAAGCTCGTGTTGCGTGGCAGTCAGCCCGCCAAGGACTATTTTGGCTATGTGGACGGTCCTGCCCCTTTGAAAGCCCGCGCCATTGGCTCCTATGCAAAGGGATGTCTTGCCGGCGGGTCCATGCTGCCAACCGATGGACCGACTTGGCAAGCAATGCGTCTGTCACGCAACCGCAACTGGGGCCATCCGGAGTTAATCGATTTTCTCAAAGATCTTGCCAAGGACGCACCGGGCCTTGGCTGGAACGGACTTCTCGTGGGTGACCTTGCACAGCCGCGCGGCGGGCCCATGGTGTCAGGACATGCCAGCCACCAGATTGGCCTGGATGCCGACATCTGGTTGACCGAAATGCCGCAGCGCCGGCTGACGCCCGAAGAGCGGGAACAGATTTCTGCGATCTCCATGCTGAAAGGCCGGCTTGATGTGAAAGGCGCGGACCGCAGAGTCGATCCGAAGAAATGGACCGATATACATGCACGGCTGATCCGGCGCGCAGCATCAGACAAACGGGTTGCCCGGATCTTCGTGAACCCGACCATCAAAAAGGCACTATGCGAGTTTGAAACCAGCCGCAACCGGGCCTGGCTTCGCAAGGTGCGCCCATGGTGGGGACATCACTACCACTTCCATGTGCGGCTCTCCTGCCCGTCTGGAAGCGGCGGCTGCAAAAACCAAAACCCGCCGCCGCCGGGCGATGGCTGCGGTGAACACCTGACCTACTGGCTCTCCGATGAGCCTTGGGTTCCAAAGAACCCGCCCAAAGCCGGTGAAAAACCGAAAATCGTTAAGAAACGACCGATGGCCTTGGCAGCGTTACCAACGGCCTGTCAAAGTGTTCTGACTGCGAACTGA
- a CDS encoding SDR family oxidoreductase gives MRLFVFGVGYSSKAIIEEVRDRFDWIGGTTRSAEKAGVLRENGIEPFIFDGETAGDGIADALSTATHVLVSIAPNEAGDPVLNRHGADIAAASPKWVGYLSTVGVYGNHDGAWVDETTACKPVSKRSVQRVAAEEAWLSFAERTSVPVQIFRLSGIYGPGRNTFENFKKGRARRLIKPGQVFNRIHVADIAGAVSIAMQSPKTRVFNVTDDQPAPPQDVVTYAAELLGVTPPPEVAFETADLTPMARSFYGENKRVSNQRVKDELGYTFRYPDYRIALNTLVQNYG, from the coding sequence ATGCGCCTGTTTGTTTTTGGTGTCGGGTATTCTTCAAAAGCGATTATCGAAGAAGTGCGGGATCGCTTTGATTGGATCGGCGGTACGACACGGTCTGCGGAAAAGGCCGGCGTCCTCCGCGAAAACGGTATTGAGCCGTTTATCTTCGATGGCGAAACTGCTGGCGACGGGATTGCGGACGCGCTTTCAACCGCAACCCACGTGCTTGTGTCCATTGCCCCGAATGAGGCCGGCGACCCAGTTCTCAACCGACACGGCGCGGATATTGCCGCAGCCTCTCCGAAATGGGTCGGCTACCTGTCGACTGTCGGCGTTTATGGAAACCACGACGGGGCTTGGGTGGATGAAACCACCGCTTGCAAACCGGTCTCCAAACGCTCAGTCCAACGCGTCGCCGCTGAAGAGGCCTGGCTTTCTTTCGCAGAGCGGACCTCGGTGCCTGTTCAGATTTTTAGGCTCTCCGGAATTTACGGGCCAGGCCGCAACACGTTCGAGAACTTCAAAAAAGGTCGCGCCCGGCGCTTGATCAAGCCCGGTCAGGTGTTCAACCGGATCCATGTCGCGGACATTGCGGGTGCCGTTTCCATCGCCATGCAGTCGCCAAAGACACGCGTTTTCAATGTCACCGATGACCAGCCTGCACCGCCACAGGATGTCGTGACATACGCTGCTGAACTGCTGGGTGTGACACCACCGCCGGAAGTTGCCTTCGAAACAGCGGACCTCACACCAATGGCCCGGTCATTTTATGGTGAGAACAAACGGGTTTCGAACCAACGCGTCAAAGACGAACTCGGCTATACCTTCCGCTATCCTGATTATCGGATTGCCTTAAACACTCTTGTCCAGAACTACGGTTGA
- a CDS encoding TCR/Tet family MFS transporter, translating into MPGRPKRSNALIFIFITLTINAMGIGLMMPVMPSLLTELTSLPVGEAALWGGWLSVVFALMQFLFGPTLGSLSDRFGRRPVLLISTLTVAADYLLIALSWNLAVLFIARMISGIAGATYSAGAAYIADISEKEDRAKNFGLLGAAFGVGFVLGPVIGGLLGEYGSRAPFYAGATLSFVNFLFGYFVLPETLKPENQRAFNWKRANPFGALKHISSNKEVRVLLLALLLFDIAHYVYPAVWSYFTAEVFAWTPADIGLSLAVVGFGYAFVQGYLIRVLDRRIGTGAILMIGLTCNLVAFVALSVAESGWVAYAFIGFAVTGALATPAFTGLMSNRVPDNAQGELQGLIASAAGLAMIISPFVMTQSFSFFTRDGTDLYFPGIPFVIAAVLISLSGLIALPFLKNQRIALANTQTAPSQTPVKE; encoded by the coding sequence TTGCCCGGCCGCCCGAAGCGATCCAACGCGCTTATCTTCATCTTCATTACCTTGACCATCAATGCGATGGGCATCGGTCTCATGATGCCGGTGATGCCGAGCTTATTGACCGAACTCACCAGCCTGCCTGTCGGTGAAGCTGCGCTTTGGGGCGGATGGCTGAGTGTCGTATTTGCCTTGATGCAGTTTTTGTTCGGTCCAACGCTTGGCAGTCTGTCAGACAGGTTCGGACGCCGGCCCGTTTTACTTATTTCGACGCTGACCGTGGCGGCAGATTACCTCCTGATTGCTCTGTCCTGGAACCTTGCGGTGCTGTTCATTGCCCGAATGATCTCCGGGATTGCCGGTGCCACCTACTCTGCGGGAGCGGCTTACATTGCAGATATCTCGGAGAAGGAAGACCGGGCGAAGAATTTCGGCCTTCTTGGTGCGGCCTTTGGCGTCGGCTTCGTGCTGGGACCGGTCATTGGAGGACTGCTTGGGGAGTATGGATCCCGAGCCCCGTTCTACGCCGGTGCTACATTATCCTTCGTCAACTTCCTTTTTGGCTATTTTGTGCTGCCAGAAACACTGAAACCGGAAAACCAGCGGGCCTTCAACTGGAAGCGCGCCAATCCATTCGGCGCCTTAAAACACATTTCTTCCAACAAGGAGGTGCGTGTGCTCCTATTGGCGCTTCTTCTGTTTGACATTGCCCACTACGTTTATCCAGCTGTCTGGAGCTATTTCACTGCAGAAGTCTTTGCCTGGACCCCAGCCGATATCGGCTTGTCCCTTGCCGTGGTCGGGTTCGGTTATGCATTCGTGCAAGGGTATCTTATCCGCGTTTTGGACCGCCGGATCGGGACCGGCGCCATTCTCATGATTGGCCTCACCTGCAACCTGGTTGCGTTTGTTGCTCTCTCCGTCGCTGAAAGCGGCTGGGTCGCTTATGCGTTTATTGGATTTGCTGTCACCGGCGCGCTTGCGACACCTGCCTTTACCGGCTTGATGTCCAACCGCGTTCCCGACAACGCGCAAGGCGAACTGCAGGGTCTGATCGCGAGTGCAGCTGGGCTTGCCATGATCATCAGCCCATTTGTCATGACCCAGAGCTTTTCCTTTTTTACGAGGGACGGGACAGACCTTTACTTCCCAGGCATCCCGTTTGTGATTGCCGCAGTGCTGATCTCATTATCTGGCTTAATCGCACTCCCGTTCCTCAAAAATCAACGGATCGCCTTAGCAAACACGCAAACGGCCCCTTCGCAAACGCCGGTGAAAGAATGA
- a CDS encoding cold-shock protein, whose amino-acid sequence MLHGNVKWFDKGRGVGTIEPEDGDDILVDITALRRSGIDSLKEGQLVAFDLEWRRGQMVAEDLKVL is encoded by the coding sequence ATGCTACATGGAAACGTAAAATGGTTTGATAAGGGCCGCGGTGTCGGCACCATCGAACCCGAAGACGGGGACGACATCCTCGTTGACATCACGGCTTTGCGCCGGTCCGGCATCGACTCGCTGAAGGAAGGCCAACTCGTGGCATTCGATCTTGAGTGGCGCCGTGGCCAGATGGTCGCCGAAGACCTCAAAGTCCTGTAA
- a CDS encoding patatin-like phospholipase family protein: MTQKKRFILSIDGGGVRGLIPLRILESLESRLVHRGVTQPMHELFDLMAGTSTGGLIAAGLSAPRPGGNKGEAAATISELRTFYERDAREVFSYSLSARLARAFTNPLGLFDETYDARPLEKILKEQFGWTSMASGLCKLVLTAYDIEQRKAVFMTNGLEQNGSRPDDYYFWQAVRATTAAPSYFEPAKIENLTRKREEPMVDGGVFMNDPTIAAYLEARKLGWDTEELVIISLGTGRAQERNFSYQEAVGWGALGWMQPSKGVPILSIFSDGQTQTASYQATHLFNELPNVTYHRIEGELEASAEDFDNARPGNILTLNGAADRMIRDNTVLLDNLADLLKDHAETREKDASDAVLGHAA, from the coding sequence ATGACCCAGAAAAAGCGCTTCATACTCTCCATTGATGGTGGTGGTGTCCGGGGTCTGATCCCGTTGCGCATTCTGGAGTCTCTGGAGAGCCGCCTCGTGCACCGTGGCGTTACGCAGCCGATGCACGAGCTCTTCGATCTCATGGCCGGCACCTCGACCGGCGGTTTGATTGCAGCCGGACTTTCCGCCCCAAGGCCTGGCGGCAACAAGGGAGAAGCCGCGGCAACGATCTCCGAACTTCGGACATTTTATGAGCGCGATGCCCGCGAGGTTTTTTCATACTCGCTAAGCGCGCGCCTTGCCCGTGCATTCACCAATCCGCTTGGTCTTTTCGATGAAACCTATGATGCCCGTCCTCTAGAAAAGATCCTGAAGGAGCAATTCGGATGGACGTCCATGGCAAGCGGCCTGTGCAAGCTGGTGCTCACCGCCTATGACATTGAGCAGCGCAAGGCCGTGTTCATGACCAATGGGCTGGAGCAAAACGGCAGCCGGCCTGACGATTATTATTTCTGGCAGGCTGTGCGGGCAACAACCGCAGCCCCCTCCTATTTCGAACCGGCAAAAATCGAAAACCTGACCCGCAAGCGCGAAGAACCCATGGTGGACGGTGGCGTCTTCATGAACGATCCGACCATTGCGGCCTATCTGGAAGCGCGCAAACTTGGTTGGGATACCGAAGAGTTGGTCATCATTTCGCTCGGGACGGGACGTGCTCAAGAACGAAACTTCTCCTATCAGGAGGCCGTTGGTTGGGGAGCCCTTGGTTGGATGCAGCCGTCCAAGGGTGTGCCAATCCTTTCGATCTTCTCAGATGGCCAAACCCAGACGGCATCCTATCAGGCGACCCACTTGTTCAATGAGCTGCCCAATGTCACCTATCATAGGATCGAAGGGGAGCTAGAGGCGAGCGCTGAAGACTTCGACAACGCACGCCCAGGCAATATTTTGACCTTGAACGGTGCTGCCGATCGCATGATCCGCGACAATACGGTGCTTCTGGATAACCTTGCAGATCTGTTGAAGGATCACGCGGAAACGCGGGAAAAAGATGCCAGCGATGCCGTTTTGGGGCATGCTGCATAA
- a CDS encoding alpha/beta hydrolase — MTSSAFNPSLDGPRLAPLSGGATEQLVVILHGYGADGTDLIDLGRAWQEALPNAAFVAPNAPEPLPFEAFGGRQWFALEERTPREYEIGAQAAQPVLDRFLDAELISLGLNDAALALVGFSQGAMMTFQTGLRRKTPPACLVAFSGLLPGIAALPILPAPPTTLIVHGADDDVVPAYHLEAARTALMQAGVTVEAHCLDDLGHGIDERGLILGRQFLEKAFL, encoded by the coding sequence ATGACCTCTTCTGCGTTCAACCCGTCTCTTGACGGGCCTCGTCTTGCACCGCTCTCCGGAGGCGCTACAGAACAACTGGTCGTCATCCTCCATGGCTATGGCGCCGACGGCACGGACCTCATTGATCTCGGCAGGGCCTGGCAAGAGGCTCTTCCCAACGCAGCTTTCGTTGCGCCCAATGCTCCTGAACCCTTGCCATTTGAAGCCTTTGGAGGGCGGCAGTGGTTTGCCCTGGAGGAGCGGACACCGCGGGAGTACGAAATCGGTGCCCAGGCAGCCCAACCGGTGCTCGACCGGTTTCTAGATGCCGAACTGATCTCCCTGGGTCTCAACGATGCGGCTCTTGCATTGGTTGGGTTCAGTCAGGGGGCCATGATGACGTTTCAAACGGGTCTGCGCCGGAAAACGCCGCCCGCCTGCCTTGTGGCCTTTTCAGGTCTTTTGCCCGGAATTGCAGCGCTCCCGATCCTCCCAGCACCTCCTACAACCTTGATTGTGCATGGTGCTGATGATGACGTCGTTCCTGCCTACCATCTGGAGGCCGCGCGAACTGCGCTAATGCAGGCTGGTGTAACCGTAGAAGCGCATTGCCTGGATGATTTGGGACATGGCATTGACGAGCGCGGGCTCATTTTGGGGCGCCAGTTTCTTGAAAAGGCATTCCTCTAG
- a CDS encoding M42 family metallopeptidase, whose translation MNIDLLRRLCETPGVPGHEHRVRDLIKSEIEGLFDEVTTDPMGSLLCRRNSRKKPKKGDPKKVMLLCHMDEIGFLVSHVTDKGFVHVQPVGGFDARNLFSRRVLVSTDDGDYKGVMNPGGKPIHISSPEERKKVPEPKDFVVDLGLRDSTKDLIKVGDMVTMDEPLIEIGEKVVSKALDNRIACWLGIEAIKALGKSKHECEIHVAFTCQEEVGLRGARTASFAIKPDIGLGIDVTLACDTPGVPEQDRTTVQGEGFGLHVKDSSFIADRDLVKEIEALAQKEEISYQRTMLAAGGQDGAAAQQAAAGAKAVGIVVGTRYIHTVTEMIHKSDLQAALDILAAYLKKA comes from the coding sequence ATGAATATCGATCTGCTTCGACGTCTTTGTGAAACACCAGGTGTGCCGGGTCATGAGCATCGGGTTCGGGATTTGATCAAATCCGAAATCGAAGGGCTCTTCGATGAGGTGACAACGGACCCCATGGGCTCGCTGCTTTGCCGCCGGAATTCTCGCAAGAAGCCGAAGAAAGGGGACCCGAAGAAGGTCATGCTGCTGTGTCACATGGACGAGATCGGTTTTTTGGTTTCGCACGTGACCGACAAGGGCTTTGTGCATGTTCAGCCGGTCGGTGGCTTTGACGCGCGCAACCTGTTCTCCCGCCGCGTGCTCGTCTCGACGGACGATGGCGACTACAAGGGCGTCATGAACCCCGGCGGAAAGCCAATCCACATTTCTTCTCCCGAGGAACGCAAGAAGGTGCCCGAGCCCAAGGACTTTGTCGTGGACCTGGGTCTTAGAGACAGCACCAAGGATCTCATCAAGGTCGGTGATATGGTCACCATGGATGAGCCTTTGATCGAAATCGGCGAAAAGGTCGTGTCAAAGGCGCTGGACAACCGGATTGCCTGCTGGCTGGGGATCGAGGCCATCAAGGCGCTGGGCAAATCCAAGCACGAATGTGAAATCCATGTCGCCTTCACCTGCCAGGAAGAGGTCGGTCTGCGGGGTGCACGCACCGCGTCCTTCGCAATCAAACCGGACATCGGACTGGGCATCGACGTTACACTGGCCTGCGATACGCCGGGAGTTCCGGAACAGGATCGCACCACGGTGCAGGGCGAAGGGTTCGGCCTTCATGTCAAGGACTCCAGCTTCATTGCCGATCGTGATCTGGTGAAGGAGATTGAAGCGCTGGCTCAGAAGGAAGAGATTTCGTATCAGCGCACAATGCTTGCAGCAGGTGGTCAGGACGGTGCGGCTGCTCAGCAGGCGGCGGCTGGTGCGAAAGCTGTCGGGATCGTGGTCGGCACCCGCTACATCCACACGGTCACCGAGATGATCCATAAGTCAGACCTTCAGGCAGCCCTCGACATTCTTGCCGCGTATCTGAAAAAAGCTTGA
- a CDS encoding TetR/AcrR family transcriptional regulator: MAKTEIHKKAGYHHGDLRGELIAAARQLIEEHGPDGFSMSDACRLAGVSTAAPYRHFSSKQDLLSEIAKDGLNRLGIDMEARASKQARGTVQSIAAMGRAYVAFARREPHTFRLMFSTMSHHDRIDELKQIGRGSYSVLLREVADYLGEPDINETVLRTSFPLWTQVHGLSFLAIDGKLDVTEFPVDIEDSILIATERLLPPVP; this comes from the coding sequence ATGGCCAAAACAGAAATTCACAAAAAAGCGGGCTATCACCATGGTGATTTGCGCGGTGAATTGATCGCCGCAGCGCGCCAACTTATTGAAGAACATGGGCCGGATGGGTTTTCCATGTCGGATGCCTGCCGTCTTGCCGGTGTGAGCACGGCCGCACCCTACCGGCATTTTTCTTCCAAGCAGGATCTTTTAAGCGAGATCGCAAAAGACGGCCTTAATCGCCTTGGAATCGACATGGAAGCCCGGGCATCCAAGCAGGCGCGCGGCACTGTCCAGTCGATTGCCGCGATGGGGCGCGCCTATGTTGCGTTCGCAAGACGCGAGCCACACACGTTCCGGCTCATGTTCAGCACGATGTCTCATCATGATCGAATTGATGAGCTTAAGCAGATTGGCCGCGGATCCTACAGTGTCCTGCTCCGAGAGGTCGCAGACTATCTGGGCGAGCCGGACATCAACGAGACGGTGCTCCGCACATCCTTCCCTTTATGGACACAAGTCCACGGGCTATCGTTCCTGGCCATCGACGGCAAACTGGATGTGACGGAGTTTCCAGTCGACATTGAAGACTCTATTCTGATCGCAACAGAACGGCTGCTTCCACCGGTGCCGTAG
- a CDS encoding YtoQ family protein, with protein MSEWRVYLSGEIHTDWREQIVSATEAAGLPVSFSAPVTNHEASDDCGAAILGSEDKKFWYDHKGAKVNAIRTRTLIEKADIVVVRFGDKYKQWNAAFDAGYASALGKSLIILHDPSLTHPLKEVDAAALAVAETPDQIVKILNYVINAEL; from the coding sequence ATGAGTGAATGGCGCGTTTATCTCTCCGGTGAGATTCACACCGACTGGCGCGAACAGATCGTTAGCGCAACAGAGGCCGCCGGATTGCCGGTCAGTTTTTCTGCACCGGTCACCAACCACGAGGCCAGCGACGATTGCGGCGCAGCGATTCTCGGCAGCGAAGACAAAAAGTTCTGGTACGATCACAAAGGCGCTAAGGTGAATGCCATCCGCACCCGGACACTGATCGAAAAGGCCGATATCGTCGTTGTCCGGTTCGGCGACAAGTACAAGCAATGGAATGCTGCCTTCGATGCCGGCTACGCTTCAGCCCTTGGTAAGTCATTGATCATACTTCACGATCCGTCCTTGACCCATCCACTGAAGGAAGTTGATGCTGCAGCTCTTGCTGTCGCGGAAACCCCGGACCAGATCGTTAAAATCCTCAACTACGTCATCAACGCAGAACTCTAA
- a CDS encoding GNAT family N-acetyltransferase — protein sequence MPLRDAEPGDIPAILALYNQAVRETTAAWTSQEETLDERITWFETRQNAGWPVIVATSPEDKLIGFASYGAFRPREGYRKTLEHTVYVDPDFQGQGIGAKLLQQLIDKAQAQEVHVLVGVVDGDNTASIALHKKLGFEIAGRLPEAGTKFGRWLDLVFLTKIVTPGLDSPDV from the coding sequence ATGCCACTCAGAGATGCCGAGCCGGGCGATATACCGGCGATTCTTGCGCTTTATAATCAGGCCGTCCGGGAAACAACAGCGGCTTGGACGTCACAAGAAGAAACGCTGGATGAACGCATCACCTGGTTCGAAACGCGTCAGAACGCAGGCTGGCCGGTCATCGTCGCGACCAGCCCGGAAGACAAACTGATTGGCTTTGCCAGCTATGGAGCGTTTCGCCCGCGGGAAGGCTATCGCAAGACCCTCGAACACACAGTCTATGTTGATCCAGATTTCCAAGGGCAGGGGATCGGGGCAAAGCTTTTGCAACAGCTCATCGATAAAGCGCAGGCGCAAGAGGTGCATGTGCTTGTCGGGGTGGTCGATGGAGACAACACCGCATCAATTGCTCTTCACAAAAAGCTTGGATTTGAAATCGCCGGCAGGTTACCGGAGGCTGGAACAAAGTTCGGCCGCTGGCTGGATCTGGTTTTCTTGACGAAAATCGTCACGCCCGGTTTGGACAGTCCGGACGTTTGA
- a CDS encoding efflux RND transporter periplasmic adaptor subunit, which translates to MALSTATFSINVGLAAVAVMIGVTTIQMRAEEKPSVDPSPLAVVDVFTPDWETGYDVERSFVGRLEPARSTDLAFELSGTVREVRVDEGDLVEEGAVIAVLDTRSIEADRRRQVANRQAAESDRELAMLTLNRRQLLKDNGHVSAQVLDEARLTLSRLDATIAQIDAAIENIDINLDKAVLKAPFSGRVGERLLDDGATASPATPVLRLLESSRPTVRIGLSPEVVDRLDKSQTHDIQISARTFKASLASLRPDLQTRTRTIEALFILDTPEATPAFGRLAELSVFERVETEGAWIPVSALKEGPRGLWTVLTVAKDVDQAAPGQAYVVVREAVEVLHAEEGRAFVRGTLTPDSRIVRDGVHRVVVGQAVDLAKAGG; encoded by the coding sequence ATGGCGCTGAGTACGGCGACCTTCTCGATCAACGTTGGCCTTGCCGCGGTTGCGGTGATGATCGGTGTCACCACCATCCAGATGCGTGCAGAAGAAAAGCCATCCGTGGATCCCTCTCCGTTGGCCGTTGTGGACGTGTTCACGCCGGATTGGGAGACCGGCTATGACGTTGAGCGCAGTTTTGTTGGCAGGCTTGAACCTGCACGCAGCACAGACCTTGCTTTCGAGCTCTCTGGAACTGTTCGAGAGGTTCGGGTTGACGAGGGTGACCTTGTCGAGGAAGGCGCCGTCATTGCGGTACTCGACACACGGTCAATTGAGGCAGACCGCAGGCGGCAAGTCGCCAATCGTCAAGCTGCTGAAAGTGACCGGGAGCTGGCCATGCTGACGTTGAACCGCCGTCAGCTGCTGAAGGACAATGGTCACGTCAGCGCACAGGTGCTCGACGAAGCCCGCCTGACCCTCAGCCGTTTGGACGCCACGATCGCGCAGATCGATGCTGCGATCGAGAACATCGACATAAATCTTGATAAGGCTGTTTTGAAAGCGCCGTTTTCGGGCCGGGTTGGAGAGCGCCTTTTGGATGACGGTGCAACGGCGTCTCCGGCAACGCCCGTTCTGCGGTTGCTGGAGAGTTCACGGCCTACGGTCCGGATCGGTTTGTCGCCGGAAGTGGTGGACCGGCTGGATAAATCACAAACCCATGACATTCAGATCTCTGCCCGGACGTTCAAAGCCAGCTTAGCATCGCTTCGGCCAGACCTTCAGACCCGGACCCGGACGATCGAAGCCTTGTTTATACTCGATACACCGGAGGCAACTCCCGCTTTCGGACGGTTGGCGGAACTGTCCGTTTTTGAGCGTGTGGAGACGGAAGGCGCCTGGATCCCGGTTTCCGCATTGAAAGAAGGTCCGCGCGGTCTCTGGACTGTTCTTACAGTTGCCAAGGACGTGGATCAGGCCGCGCCCGGCCAGGCATACGTTGTCGTGCGGGAAGCGGTGGAAGTCCTGCATGCGGAAGAGGGGCGGGCGTTTGTGCGCGGGACCTTAACGCCAGACAGCCGGATTGTTCGGGATGGCGTTCACCGGGTTGTCGTTGGCCAAGCTGTAGATCTTGCAAAGGCGGGAGGCTGA